DNA sequence from the Chthonomonadales bacterium genome:
GTTGAGGGCGATCCGGCTTCGCCCATCGATGAGCGCCTGCGCTCCGTCGACCGAGGCGCCTGTGTAGAGGGCGGAGGCGTCATACATCCCTGGAAACACCGGGTTGTCGCCCGGCCCAAAGCCGTAGCGCATCGGAAAGGGAACGTGCTCTCCAACGCTGAGGCGATCGACGACCTCCACGAACTCGCCGCTGTGCGTTGTCAGCAGGTCCTCCACGCCGCAGGGCCGCGGCTCCTCCACCGACACGGCGTCGAGGGCCCCGTAGCTGCGCAGGAGCTCGTAGGTGCGGACGATACGCGTCGGCTTGAGGGGGTGGCTGGGACCCATGTCGTACTGCTGAAAGCGATCCGTGTAGAGGAACACTCCCTTGCTCATGCCTCGACCCCGGTTCCAGTGGCTCGGCCCCTCGGCGGCCGCTCTCGGCGCGCCGGGCGGGGCCGCCCGCGCGTGGATGGTGGGCGCGGTTGGCGCTCCGGCACGCGCGTCGGTACGCCATCCGGGCAACGCTGCGTGCGGTTTCCACGAGGTGCGCGGCTTCTCCTGCACGCGCGGCGGCCGCGCGCCCTCGCCGGCTGCCCTCGCCAAGACGCAGGGTGCGCCGATTCGCGAGCGGGGATTGACAGATCCGCCGGGCAGCAACATAATGACTACCGGAGTGGTGAACATCGTGAACGAGACCGAGCTGCTGGGCCTGACGGCGTATGAGGGCCGCGTCTACCGCGCGCTGCTGGAGGATCACCCGACGACGGCCTACCGGCTTGGCAAGCGCTCGGGCGTCCCGCTCTCGCGGGTCTACGAGGTCGTCGCCGGCCTCGTGCGCAAGGGTTTCGTCTTCGCGGCCTCCGAGCGGCCCGCGCGCTATGCACCGTTCCCGCCGGGGCGGATCGTGGAGGAGCTCCGCCGCCGCGTCATGGGCGAGCTGGACGCGCTCGCCGACGACCTGGCGCGCCGCCATGCCGGCGGTTCGCTCTCCGGCGAGGAGTGGGCGCGCGGCGAGCCCGCCGTCCTCGCTCGGCTCGCGGCCTCCGCCCGCCAGGCGAGCCGCGAGGTGCAGGCCGCCTGCGGGAGCGAGGCCGGGCCAGCGGTCAGCGAGGCGCTTGCCGCATCGACGGCACCGGTCCACTGGCGCGATCTCGGAGCCTCGGCCAGCCGCGAGTTCATCGTGCTCGTCGATGGGACACTCGCCCTGATGGGGCGCCTCGGCGCGGAGGCCGACGCGCTCTGCACCGCCCACCCCGTCGTCGCGCGGCTCGCAGCCGACTACT
Encoded proteins:
- a CDS encoding TrmB family transcriptional regulator; its protein translation is MPRPRFQWLGPSAAALGAPGGAARAWMVGAVGAPARASVRHPGNAACGFHEVRGFSCTRGGRAPSPAALAKTQGAPIRERGLTDPPGSNIMTTGVVNIVNETELLGLTAYEGRVYRALLEDHPTTAYRLGKRSGVPLSRVYEVVAGLVRKGFVFAASERPARYAPFPPGRIVEELRRRVMGELDALADDLARRHAGGSLSGEEWARGEPAVLARLAASARQASREVQAACGSEAGPAVSEALAASTAPVHWRDLGASASREFIVLVDGTLALMGRLGAEADALCTAHPVVARLAADYFRLRGVASAAGEMLVAARPAPARGASPSGWLDWEEEKQRRLLHAH